A region of Flavobacterium album DNA encodes the following proteins:
- a CDS encoding aspartate carbamoyltransferase catalytic subunit, which produces MKELSVNHLLGIKYINKSDIDLIFETADQFKEVINRPIKKVPSLRDITIANIFFENSTRTKLSFELAQKRLSADVISFSAAQSSVKKGETLIDTVNNILSMKVDMVVMRHERPGAAHFLSRNVSASIVNAGDGAHEHPTQGLLDSYTIREKLGGVEGKKVVIVGDILHSRVALSNIYALQMQGAEVKVCGPKTLIPRYVESLGVTVEPNLRKAMEWADVANMLRVQNERLDVNYFPSTREYAQQYGVDKEFLDSLDKEIVIMHPGPINRGVEITSDVADSQQSVILEQVENGVAVRMAVIYLLASKIKQ; this is translated from the coding sequence ATGAAAGAACTAAGCGTTAATCATTTACTCGGGATAAAATATATCAATAAAAGCGATATTGACCTGATATTTGAAACTGCCGACCAGTTTAAGGAAGTGATCAACCGCCCCATAAAGAAAGTCCCGTCACTGCGTGATATTACCATAGCTAATATATTTTTTGAGAACAGCACGCGCACCAAGCTCTCTTTTGAGCTGGCGCAAAAAAGGCTCTCTGCCGATGTGATAAGCTTCTCTGCGGCACAATCGTCGGTAAAAAAAGGCGAAACGCTGATCGATACCGTGAATAACATTCTCTCTATGAAAGTAGATATGGTAGTGATGCGCCACGAAAGGCCGGGTGCTGCCCATTTCCTTTCTAGGAATGTGTCTGCAAGCATTGTAAATGCCGGCGATGGGGCGCACGAACACCCAACACAGGGATTGCTTGATTCGTATACCATTCGCGAAAAGCTGGGCGGGGTAGAAGGTAAAAAAGTAGTGATTGTAGGTGATATTCTTCACTCGAGAGTTGCATTATCCAATATATATGCCTTGCAGATGCAGGGTGCCGAAGTAAAAGTATGTGGCCCGAAAACGCTGATACCACGCTATGTAGAATCGCTTGGGGTAACTGTAGAACCCAACCTTCGCAAAGCGATGGAGTGGGCCGATGTTGCCAATATGCTTCGCGTGCAGAATGAGAGGCTGGATGTGAATTACTTTCCGTCTACGCGCGAATATGCACAGCAATACGGGGTCGATAAGGAATTTCTCGATTCATTGGATAAAGAGATCGTGATCATGCACCCGGGCCCGATAAACCGCGGGGTAGAGATTACCAGCGACGTAGCCGATTCCCAGCAGTCGGTAATACTGGAGCAGGTAGAAAACGGCGTAGCGGTCAGGATGGCGGTAATATATCTGCTGGCCTCTAAGATAAAGCAGTAA
- the pyrR gene encoding bifunctional pyr operon transcriptional regulator/uracil phosphoribosyltransferase PyrR, translating to MSQKILLTSTEVNIILHRLACQLIEKHLDFSDTVLIGLQPRGRFLAARIKEILEKEYSVPEIKLGFLDITFFRDDFRRHDKPLEANRTEIDFLVENKKVIFIDDVLYTGRSIRAALTAIQSFGRPSEIELMVLIDRRFSRHLPIQPDYRGRQVDAINDEKVKVSWKENEGEDGVFLI from the coding sequence ATGAGCCAGAAAATATTGCTCACTTCAACGGAAGTCAATATCATCCTCCACCGTTTGGCCTGCCAGTTAATTGAAAAACACCTCGATTTTTCCGATACCGTACTCATTGGTTTACAGCCTCGTGGACGTTTCCTCGCAGCACGCATTAAGGAAATATTGGAAAAGGAATACAGCGTACCTGAAATAAAATTGGGATTCCTCGATATTACCTTTTTCAGGGACGATTTCCGCAGGCATGATAAGCCATTGGAAGCCAACCGTACCGAAATCGATTTTTTGGTGGAAAATAAGAAAGTGATCTTTATAGACGATGTGCTTTACACCGGGCGCAGCATCCGGGCCGCACTTACCGCGATACAGTCCTTTGGCCGCCCTTCGGAAATTGAGCTGATGGTACTGATAGACCGCCGTTTTAGCCGTCACCTGCCGATACAGCCCGACTATCGCGGCCGCCAGGTAGATGCCATTAACGATGAGAAAGTAAAAGTGTCCTGGAAAGAGAATGAAGGCGAAGACGGTGTTTTTTTAATTTAA